One window from the genome of Streptomyces sp. WZ-12 encodes:
- a CDS encoding cytochrome P450: MTETTATPQAADAPAFPNDRTCPYRLPDGYAKLRDTPGPLHRVTLYNGRQAWVVTKHEAARQLLADPRLSSNRTHASFPATSPRIEAIRENRQAFIGMDPPEHGPKRRMTISEFTVKRIKAMRPEVEEIVHGFLDEMLASGAPADLVSQFALPVPSMVICRLLGVPYADHNFFQDASRRLVQGENAQVAAAARDDLAGYFDGLITKFQAEPGPGLIGSLVAEQLAKGEIDREELASTAMLLLIAGHETTASMTSLSVITLLEHPDQYAALRDDHSLIPGAVEELLRYLAIADTAGGRVALADIEIEGQVIKAGEGVIVTNSIANRDASVYEDPDTLDVHRSARHHLSFGFGVHQCLGQNLARLELEVILTALLDRVPTLKLAVPTTELTLRPGTTIQGVNELPVTW; the protein is encoded by the coding sequence ATGACCGAGACCACCGCAACGCCCCAGGCAGCAGACGCCCCCGCCTTCCCGAACGACCGGACCTGTCCCTACCGGCTACCGGATGGCTACGCCAAGCTGCGGGACACCCCCGGTCCGCTGCACCGGGTGACCCTCTACAACGGCCGCCAGGCATGGGTGGTGACCAAGCACGAGGCCGCGCGCCAGCTGCTCGCCGACCCGCGCTTGTCCTCCAACCGCACCCACGCCAGCTTCCCCGCCACCTCGCCCCGCATCGAGGCGATCCGGGAGAACCGCCAGGCATTCATCGGCATGGACCCGCCCGAGCACGGCCCCAAGCGCCGGATGACGATCAGCGAGTTCACCGTCAAGCGGATCAAGGCCATGCGGCCCGAGGTCGAGGAGATCGTGCACGGCTTCCTCGACGAGATGCTGGCCTCGGGCGCGCCCGCCGACCTGGTCAGCCAGTTCGCGCTGCCGGTCCCGTCCATGGTCATCTGCCGGCTGCTCGGCGTGCCCTACGCCGACCACAACTTCTTCCAGGACGCCAGCAGGCGCCTGGTGCAGGGCGAGAACGCGCAGGTCGCGGCCGCCGCGCGCGACGACCTCGCGGGCTACTTCGACGGGCTGATCACCAAGTTCCAGGCAGAGCCCGGCCCGGGGCTCATCGGCAGCCTGGTGGCCGAGCAGTTGGCCAAGGGTGAGATCGACCGCGAGGAGTTGGCCTCCACCGCGATGCTGCTGCTGATCGCCGGTCACGAGACCACGGCCTCGATGACCTCCCTCAGCGTGATCACCCTGTTGGAACACCCCGACCAGTACGCCGCGTTGCGGGACGACCACAGTCTCATCCCCGGCGCCGTCGAGGAGTTGCTCCGCTATCTCGCCATCGCCGACACCGCGGGCGGCCGCGTCGCCCTGGCCGACATCGAGATCGAGGGCCAGGTCATCAAGGCCGGCGAGGGCGTGATCGTCACCAACTCCATCGCCAACCGCGACGCCTCGGTCTACGAGGACCCGGACACCCTCGACGTGCACCGATCCGCCCGCCACCACCTCTCGTTCGGCTTCGGCGTGCACCAGTGCCTGGGCCAGAACCTCGCCCGGCTGGAGCTGGAGGTCATCCTCACCGCGCTGCTGGACCGCGTACCGACGCTCAAACTGGCCGTCCCCACAACGGAGTTGACGCTACGTCCGGGGACCACGATCCAAGGGGTCAACGAGCTCCCGGTCACGTGGTGA
- a CDS encoding ferredoxin, which translates to MKVSAERGVCVGAGLCALTAPGVFDQDDDGIVTVLTAEPAEGDRPAAREAGLLCPSGAVRVVEEEAE; encoded by the coding sequence ATGAAGGTGAGTGCGGAGAGGGGGGTCTGCGTCGGTGCCGGATTGTGCGCGCTGACCGCCCCCGGGGTCTTCGACCAGGATGACGACGGGATCGTCACGGTATTGACGGCCGAGCCCGCCGAGGGCGATCGGCCCGCGGCGCGCGAGGCCGGGTTGCTCTGCCCTTCGGGCGCCGTGCGTGTCGTTGAGGAGGAGGCCGAGTAA
- a CDS encoding helix-turn-helix domain-containing protein, which translates to MSDDDRSAPLLRLGLSEAEAAAYLAMLDAGPTTAKALARRLGQALAVTERTLTRLIHLGLASSHGPDGSGVAPIEPSLGLGHLANARAAELQQAHLAAMDAYRTYRRQVHPQATDHLVEVVTGQQIVERIMQVEDAASTEVLRFDTPPWHTGGTPNPIEIRNLERGVAYRVVYSKSAVENGDYYACNIRPCIAAGEQARVLQSLPVKLAVFDQRLAIVSLAFGDAEVNDSMLLVRPSSLLRALTGLFETSWRSAYPLHFGERVPTALRPVQRRILELLGSGITDESLAELLGISRRTLSRQLEQLNRAAGATTRFQLALYAARKGWI; encoded by the coding sequence ATGAGCGATGACGACCGGTCGGCCCCTCTCCTGCGGCTCGGCCTGTCCGAGGCCGAAGCCGCCGCCTATCTGGCCATGTTGGACGCCGGCCCCACCACGGCGAAGGCACTGGCCCGGCGGCTCGGCCAGGCACTCGCCGTCACGGAACGCACCCTCACCCGGCTCATCCATCTGGGCCTGGCGTCCAGTCACGGTCCCGACGGTTCCGGGGTCGCCCCGATCGAGCCGTCACTCGGCCTGGGCCACCTCGCCAACGCCCGCGCCGCGGAGCTACAACAGGCCCACCTGGCGGCGATGGACGCCTACCGCACCTACCGCCGCCAGGTACACCCGCAGGCCACCGACCACCTCGTCGAAGTGGTCACCGGGCAGCAGATCGTCGAACGCATCATGCAGGTGGAGGACGCGGCCTCCACCGAGGTGTTGCGTTTCGACACGCCCCCATGGCACACCGGCGGCACTCCCAACCCGATCGAGATCCGGAACCTGGAACGCGGCGTCGCCTACCGCGTCGTCTACTCCAAGTCCGCGGTGGAGAACGGCGATTACTACGCCTGCAACATCAGGCCCTGCATCGCGGCCGGCGAACAGGCGCGGGTCCTGCAGTCCCTGCCGGTCAAGCTGGCCGTCTTCGACCAACGCCTCGCCATCGTCTCGCTGGCGTTCGGCGACGCCGAGGTGAACGACTCGATGCTGCTGGTCCGTCCCTCCAGCCTGCTGCGCGCGCTGACCGGCCTGTTCGAGACCTCATGGCGCTCCGCCTACCCGCTCCACTTCGGCGAACGGGTACCGACCGCGCTGCGCCCGGTCCAACGCCGGATCCTGGAACTGCTCGGCAGCGGCATCACCGACGAATCCCTCGCCGAACTCCTCGGCATCAGCCGCCGCACCCTGTCCCGACAACTGGAACAGCTCAACCGCGCCGCCGGCGCCACCACCCGCTTCCAACTCGCCTTGTACGCGGCACGGAAGGGGTGGATCTGA
- a CDS encoding HAD family acid phosphatase: protein MVKDIVRGKRRALVLLGPAVGMMMALPATAQAAPHPAELPSESQWLRDIAPIAASLQDYLKGRLSGGKSGEKPAVVLDIDNTSLATHYDRGKPIEAILKATEYAHEHGAAVLFASYRSPSKRDATTRELTSAGYTVDGLCLKPDGDSPGKAKVKLGCRKKYESEGYTLIANVGNRSTDFEGGHYEKGFKLPDYDGQLS, encoded by the coding sequence ATGGTCAAGGACATCGTCAGGGGCAAGAGGCGCGCCCTTGTGCTGTTGGGCCCGGCGGTGGGCATGATGATGGCCCTCCCCGCCACGGCGCAGGCGGCGCCCCACCCCGCCGAGTTGCCGAGCGAGAGTCAATGGCTGCGCGATATCGCACCGATCGCCGCATCTTTGCAGGACTACCTGAAAGGCCGCCTTTCCGGTGGAAAGAGCGGCGAAAAGCCCGCCGTCGTCCTGGACATCGACAACACCTCGCTGGCGACGCACTACGACCGGGGAAAGCCGATCGAGGCGATTCTCAAGGCGACCGAATACGCGCACGAGCACGGTGCCGCCGTGCTGTTCGCCTCGTACCGCAGCCCGAGCAAGCGGGACGCCACGACCCGTGAACTCACCTCGGCCGGCTACACCGTGGACGGCCTCTGCCTCAAGCCCGACGGTGACAGCCCGGGCAAGGCCAAGGTCAAGCTCGGCTGCCGGAAGAAGTACGAGTCCGAGGGATACACCCTCATCGCCAACGTCGGAAACCGCAGCACCGACTTCGAGGGCGGACACTACGAGAAGGGCTTCAAACTGCCTGACTACGACGGCCAATTGAGCTGA
- a CDS encoding Gfo/Idh/MocA family protein, with translation MTLSSPLEDPPPHTHGDLRLAVVGLGLRGRLGRHVAERGLPARVVAVCDPLAARRERSRELYPEAAHHADHRPLLDRAANGDLDGVLLTTPDDTHEELAVSFLEAGVAVFVDKPLAITTAGCDRVLDAARRTGTRLYVGHNMRHMPVVRTLRELIAKGAIGEVKAIWCRHFVGHGGDFYFKDWHADRRRTTGLLLQKGAHDLDVIHWLAGGYTVRTQAMGGLTVYGDIAARGGQGERTMTEWYDPGANWPPTSLTGLHDVVDVEDLSMMNMRLDNGVFAAYQQCHFTPDYWRNYTVIGTHGRMENFGDTEGAVVKVWNSRRSGYRVDADLVVEVPSEDGGHGGADPQLVAEFVDFVRAGIPTLTSPIAARQAVAAGCAATESLRADGIPVDIPPLAPELLAHFA, from the coding sequence TTGACGTTGTCGAGCCCCCTGGAAGACCCCCCACCACACACCCACGGTGACCTCCGACTGGCCGTAGTCGGTCTCGGCCTGCGCGGCAGGCTCGGCAGGCATGTCGCGGAGCGGGGCCTGCCGGCGCGGGTGGTGGCGGTGTGTGACCCGCTCGCGGCCCGTCGGGAGCGCAGTCGGGAGCTGTATCCGGAGGCGGCACACCATGCCGACCACCGTCCCCTGCTCGACCGGGCCGCGAACGGGGACTTGGACGGCGTCCTGCTGACCACGCCGGACGACACCCACGAGGAGCTGGCCGTCTCCTTCCTGGAGGCCGGCGTGGCGGTGTTCGTCGACAAGCCCCTGGCCATCACGACGGCGGGTTGCGACCGGGTGTTGGACGCGGCCCGGCGCACCGGCACCAGGCTCTACGTCGGGCACAACATGCGGCACATGCCGGTCGTCCGAACCCTGCGGGAGCTGATCGCCAAGGGCGCCATCGGCGAGGTCAAGGCGATCTGGTGCCGCCATTTCGTCGGCCACGGCGGCGACTTCTACTTCAAGGACTGGCATGCGGACCGGCGGCGGACCACCGGTCTCCTGCTCCAGAAGGGCGCGCACGACCTCGACGTGATCCACTGGTTGGCCGGCGGCTACACCGTGCGGACCCAGGCGATGGGCGGGCTGACCGTCTACGGCGACATCGCGGCGCGGGGCGGTCAGGGCGAGCGGACCATGACCGAGTGGTACGACCCGGGCGCCAACTGGCCGCCCACCTCGCTGACCGGCCTCCATGACGTGGTGGACGTCGAGGACCTCTCGATGATGAACATGCGACTGGACAACGGCGTGTTCGCCGCGTACCAGCAGTGTCACTTCACCCCCGACTACTGGCGCAACTACACCGTCATCGGTACCCACGGCCGGATGGAGAACTTCGGCGACACCGAAGGTGCGGTGGTGAAGGTCTGGAACAGCCGGCGCAGCGGCTACCGCGTGGACGCCGATCTCGTCGTCGAGGTGCCCTCCGAAGACGGCGGTCACGGTGGTGCCGACCCGCAACTGGTGGCCGAATTCGTGGACTTCGTCCGCGCCGGAATTCCCACGCTCACCTCACCGATCGCGGCACGGCAGGCGGTGGCCGCCGGCTGCGCCGCCACGGAATCACTACGCGCCGACGGCATTCCCGTCGATATCCCCCCATTGGCACCGGAGTTGCTCGCCCATTTCGCTTGA
- a CDS encoding DUF2264 domain-containing protein — translation MPRMQRAGSQLPPEDRTLSPFTGYGRAHWLALADQLLTDVHRFASPSGARIVLPGRPSVSGTDSDQLEGFARTFLLLAFRTAGCGGEAPAGLLQSYGEGIGAGADPGHPEAWPSLDRACRQTLVEACSLALGLHLTRPWLWDQLSSSVQERTVEWFQGVWGLAIPDNNWHMFRVIVGEFLASVGGPHDRVEMAADLARIEEFYVGDGWYRDGGHPHTADNFDHYNGWALHTYPLLWALMADPHTTDRAERLPLFTARLRRFLADFALFFGADGAPVHQGRSLIYRFAAATAPWLGALVDATPLSPGQTRRLASGALRHFTDHGFRDRKGIATLGWYGPYPPMVQRYSGPGSPYWLSKAFLGLLLPADHPCWTAPEEPLPIEREDRVQALPAPGFLLSATRADGIVRLINHGSDNHGSYRYGGASQGGTAGDPHYSRFAYSTTTGPYHANAHTQVTHHRPQPDNHVALIHPELGLSGRARIHRRHVQDRYAASWHRPTWGGRADAEARIETASVVWGAWELRAHLVDAPPHLPLYDSGWQIAGERPPRVRSADGRATAVTDDGLTSSFVSLAGHTDLAVATAEGTSAFGRHTAVPHATGRRTAARSVHVALVGLTGRGADPAPPAVRCNVNGTTINARFPDGTWVFLALGEEAARSPLVGGERLAGPVRYARLSPGERPVVVPGAV, via the coding sequence ATGCCGCGCATGCAGCGGGCCGGTTCACAACTGCCGCCCGAAGACCGCACGCTGTCGCCCTTCACGGGATACGGCCGTGCCCACTGGTTGGCCCTCGCCGACCAACTCCTCACGGACGTACATCGGTTCGCCTCTCCCTCCGGCGCGCGCATCGTGCTGCCCGGCCGGCCCTCGGTGTCGGGCACGGACTCCGACCAACTCGAAGGCTTCGCCCGCACGTTCCTGCTGTTGGCCTTCCGCACCGCCGGCTGCGGTGGGGAGGCGCCGGCCGGGCTGCTCCAGTCGTACGGCGAGGGTATCGGCGCCGGCGCCGATCCGGGACACCCCGAAGCGTGGCCGTCACTCGACCGGGCATGCCGCCAGACGCTCGTCGAGGCGTGCTCGCTCGCGCTCGGGCTCCATCTGACGCGACCGTGGCTGTGGGACCAGCTGTCAAGTTCCGTGCAGGAACGGACTGTTGAATGGTTCCAGGGCGTGTGGGGGCTGGCGATACCCGACAACAACTGGCATATGTTCCGGGTGATCGTCGGCGAGTTCCTGGCGAGCGTCGGCGGCCCCCACGACCGCGTCGAGATGGCCGCCGACCTCGCGCGGATCGAAGAGTTCTACGTCGGCGACGGCTGGTACCGCGACGGCGGTCATCCCCACACCGCGGACAACTTCGACCACTACAACGGCTGGGCCCTGCACACCTACCCGCTCCTGTGGGCCCTGATGGCCGACCCGCACACGACGGACCGGGCAGAGCGCCTGCCGCTGTTCACGGCGCGCCTGCGACGGTTCCTCGCGGACTTCGCGCTGTTCTTCGGCGCGGACGGAGCCCCCGTGCACCAGGGCCGCTCGCTCATCTACCGCTTCGCGGCGGCCACCGCCCCCTGGTTGGGCGCGCTCGTCGACGCGACGCCGCTCAGCCCGGGCCAGACCAGGCGCCTGGCCAGCGGTGCGTTGCGACACTTCACCGACCACGGGTTCCGCGACCGGAAGGGGATCGCCACCCTCGGCTGGTACGGGCCGTATCCGCCCATGGTGCAGCGCTATTCGGGTCCGGGCTCGCCCTACTGGCTCTCCAAAGCCTTCCTCGGCCTGCTGCTGCCGGCGGACCACCCGTGCTGGACCGCCCCCGAGGAACCGCTGCCCATCGAACGCGAGGACCGCGTCCAGGCACTACCGGCGCCCGGCTTCCTCCTCTCGGCGACCCGGGCCGACGGCATCGTCCGCCTGATCAACCACGGCAGCGACAACCACGGCAGCTACCGCTATGGCGGCGCCAGTCAGGGGGGCACGGCCGGGGATCCGCACTACTCGCGGTTCGCCTACTCCACGACCACCGGCCCGTACCACGCCAACGCTCACACCCAAGTCACCCACCACAGGCCCCAGCCGGACAACCACGTGGCGCTCATCCACCCGGAACTCGGCCTGTCCGGCCGCGCACGCATCCACCGCCGGCACGTCCAGGACCGCTACGCCGCGTCCTGGCACCGCCCGACCTGGGGCGGCCGTGCGGATGCCGAGGCCCGCATCGAGACCGCGAGCGTGGTCTGGGGCGCGTGGGAGTTGCGCGCCCACCTGGTCGACGCGCCCCCGCACCTGCCGCTGTACGACAGCGGCTGGCAGATCGCGGGGGAGCGGCCCCCTCGCGTCCGGTCCGCCGACGGCCGGGCCACCGCCGTCACGGACGACGGCCTCACCAGCTCGTTCGTCTCCCTCGCCGGCCACACCGACCTCGCGGTGGCGACCGCCGAAGGTACCAGTGCCTTCGGCCGGCACACCGCCGTTCCGCACGCCACCGGCCGCCGCACCGCGGCCCGCTCCGTGCACGTCGCCCTCGTCGGCCTCACCGGCCGCGGTGCGGACCCGGCCCCTCCTGCCGTGCGCTGCAACGTCAACGGGACGACGATCAACGCCCGCTTCCCCGACGGAACTTGGGTCTTCCTCGCCCTCGGCGAGGAGGCCGCCCGGTCGCCGTTGGTGGGAGGCGAACGGCTGGCCGGACCGGTGCGGTACGCCCGACTGTCCCCGGGGGAGCGGCCGGTGGTCGTTCCGGGGGCGGTGTAG
- a CDS encoding LPXTG cell wall anchor domain-containing protein encodes MKPGARTDVKLRMAIEAQAPAKKALALLAGDASDQYNPCVLGPMKRYDFEVLPAGSKPGKVDEAKPGKVEDKDRPAPKAKPEANGSAKGDAAAKPESTPDAAEGSLATTGTSSAEQTLALAGGAAVLLGTGAVFAVRRKRGARGTN; translated from the coding sequence ATGAAGCCCGGTGCCCGTACCGATGTGAAGTTGCGGATGGCGATCGAGGCGCAGGCCCCGGCGAAGAAAGCTCTGGCCCTTCTCGCGGGTGATGCCTCCGATCAGTACAACCCCTGTGTGCTCGGGCCGATGAAGCGCTACGACTTCGAGGTGCTGCCCGCCGGCAGCAAGCCGGGCAAGGTCGACGAGGCCAAGCCGGGCAAGGTCGAGGACAAGGACCGCCCGGCGCCGAAGGCGAAGCCCGAGGCGAACGGTTCGGCGAAGGGCGATGCCGCGGCCAAGCCGGAGTCCACCCCCGACGCGGCCGAGGGCAGCCTCGCCACGACCGGCACGTCCTCGGCCGAACAGACGCTGGCCCTCGCGGGCGGCGCCGCGGTACTGCTGGGCACCGGGGCGGTCTTCGCCGTACGCCGCAAGCGTGGGGCCAGGGGCACCAACTGA
- a CDS encoding helix-turn-helix domain-containing protein, giving the protein MNRKELNPEASPQAAFGARLRSLREARGWTQEDLAERMGYSSVHISAVETGRKSATLRFSRSADAVLGLVGTADAFEREYREIKHGSLLEGFPEYVSFEGRAVEIGLYEVGVVPGLLQTPEYAATLEADAVRREAITPEQAEERVELVTRRQTMLVRTPSPLIHAVLDESCVRRPMGDDPAVMDAQFDRLLKFAEMPNTVLQIAPFSMGARRPFSLPVTVLTLSDRSIMSYAESAQRGHLERDGASVVPILSAYHQLQAEALSQAASVVLIDQLRKGYQ; this is encoded by the coding sequence TTGAATCGCAAGGAGTTGAACCCGGAGGCCTCGCCTCAGGCGGCTTTCGGGGCACGTCTACGCAGCCTGCGGGAAGCGCGCGGCTGGACGCAGGAAGATCTTGCCGAACGCATGGGGTATTCCAGCGTCCATATTTCGGCGGTTGAAACAGGGAGGAAGTCTGCGACTCTTCGATTCTCGCGTAGCGCGGACGCGGTGCTCGGCCTTGTAGGTACAGCAGACGCATTCGAGCGCGAGTACCGCGAGATCAAACACGGCAGCCTGTTGGAAGGGTTTCCCGAATACGTGAGCTTCGAGGGTCGCGCCGTGGAGATCGGGCTGTACGAGGTCGGCGTAGTCCCTGGTCTGCTGCAGACACCTGAGTACGCGGCAACTCTGGAAGCTGACGCAGTACGACGGGAAGCCATCACACCTGAACAAGCCGAAGAACGAGTAGAGCTGGTGACGCGAAGGCAAACCATGTTAGTCCGCACCCCATCGCCCTTGATTCATGCGGTACTTGATGAGAGCTGCGTTCGGCGGCCGATGGGCGATGATCCCGCGGTCATGGATGCCCAGTTTGATCGGCTGCTGAAATTCGCCGAGATGCCGAACACCGTGCTGCAGATTGCCCCGTTCAGCATGGGCGCGCGGCGACCGTTCAGCCTGCCTGTGACGGTACTGACCCTGTCGGATCGGTCGATCATGTCCTACGCCGAGTCAGCACAGCGAGGGCACCTCGAACGAGATGGTGCTTCCGTAGTGCCGATACTGTCGGCCTACCATCAGTTGCAGGCCGAAGCGCTCTCCCAAGCGGCATCTGTGGTCTTGATCGATCAGCTTCGAAAGGGTTACCAGTGA
- a CDS encoding DUF397 domain-containing protein — protein MTSESPRWFKSSYSGNGGQCIEVATNLGGAIPVRDSKDPQGPALNFPASSWSAFVDRVKREG, from the coding sequence GTGACGTCCGAATCCCCCCGCTGGTTCAAGTCCTCCTACAGTGGCAACGGCGGCCAGTGCATAGAGGTCGCCACCAACCTCGGCGGTGCCATCCCCGTCCGTGACAGTAAGGACCCCCAGGGCCCGGCTCTGAACTTCCCCGCGTCGTCGTGGTCGGCGTTCGTGGATCGGGTGAAGCGGGAGGGGTAG
- a CDS encoding Gfo/Idh/MocA family protein: MKVAVLSFAHVHAATYLELLRDMPGVAVLASDPDTAGAAPGEVRGSDLAASLDVPYAATYDDVFARRPDAVIVCSENARHRPLVELAAAHGVDVLCEKPLATTVADGEAMLAACRAAGVRLAIAHPVRFSPAYAAVKRAVASGDAGRVLTVTGANNGHLPSHIRRWFADPELAGGGALMDHTVHLADLLDDLFGARAVEVYAQTNNLLYEGEATVETGGLVTVTYDNGVVATIDCSWSHPRSHHSWGGLDMTVVGERATLEMDAFDQNVHGFSERRGTGLELPYGTDLDERMLRTFLFGPREGEVNVSDAEGGLRLLQIVQAGYASARAGVPVPVGG; the protein is encoded by the coding sequence ATGAAGGTCGCCGTCCTGTCGTTCGCCCACGTCCACGCGGCCACGTACCTGGAGTTGCTGCGGGACATGCCCGGTGTGGCGGTCCTCGCCAGCGACCCGGACACCGCGGGTGCCGCGCCCGGTGAGGTGCGCGGCAGCGATCTCGCCGCCTCGCTCGACGTCCCCTACGCCGCCACGTACGACGACGTCTTCGCCCGGCGGCCGGACGCGGTGATCGTCTGCTCCGAGAACGCCCGGCACCGCCCCCTCGTCGAACTGGCCGCCGCGCACGGCGTGGACGTGCTGTGCGAGAAGCCGCTCGCGACCACCGTGGCCGACGGCGAGGCCATGCTCGCCGCGTGCCGCGCCGCGGGCGTACGCCTCGCGATCGCCCACCCGGTGCGCTTCAGCCCCGCGTACGCGGCCGTCAAGCGGGCCGTGGCCTCCGGCGACGCCGGCCGCGTGCTCACCGTGACCGGCGCCAACAACGGCCACCTGCCCAGCCACATCCGCCGGTGGTTCGCCGACCCCGAACTCGCCGGCGGTGGCGCCCTCATGGACCACACCGTGCACCTCGCCGACCTCCTCGACGACCTGTTCGGGGCCCGCGCCGTCGAGGTGTACGCGCAGACCAACAACCTGCTGTACGAGGGCGAGGCCACCGTCGAGACCGGCGGCCTGGTCACCGTGACGTACGACAACGGCGTCGTGGCCACCATCGACTGCAGTTGGTCCCACCCCCGCTCCCATCATTCCTGGGGCGGCCTGGACATGACCGTCGTCGGCGAGCGGGCGACCCTGGAGATGGACGCCTTCGACCAGAACGTCCACGGCTTCAGCGAACGCCGCGGCACGGGCCTCGAACTGCCCTACGGCACCGACCTGGACGAGCGCATGCTGCGCACGTTCCTCTTCGGGCCGCGCGAGGGCGAGGTGAACGTCTCGGACGCCGAAGGCGGCCTGCGCCTGCTGCAGATCGTGCAGGCCGGTTACGCGTCGGCACGGGCGGGTGTACCGGTCCCGGTGGGCGGCTGA
- a CDS encoding Gfo/Idh/MocA family protein → MSPLHIGLLGAGAIARSHLDGWLELGATVSVHSRGDSAEKLAAEYAALGHDVTATTLDELLARCRAVDLCTPTATHKDLALTAIAAGKHVVCEKPLALTVADAREMVAAAEAAGVRLQPAHVVRYFPAYAAMRQTVHQRELGDLAVLRFTRSSARPRWAPWLGDPAQSGGVLMDFMLHDLDIARWTAGDVVRVHALTRGTERLADAPAGHGTDTPAEVVTATVVLTHASGALTHVSGLWGLPSQPFRTTFHIAGSDGVLRHDSAAAPGFRITAQDARAAQDGIPSTPMTESPYLSQLREFAAAWDDATVTPRVTAQDGVEAVRLACAAIESSRTGRAVELKEVTR, encoded by the coding sequence ATGTCACCGCTTCACATCGGCCTGCTCGGCGCGGGTGCCATCGCCCGTTCCCACCTCGATGGCTGGCTGGAACTGGGCGCCACCGTCAGCGTGCACAGCCGCGGCGACTCGGCGGAGAAGCTCGCCGCCGAGTACGCCGCGCTCGGCCACGACGTCACCGCCACCACGCTCGACGAACTCCTCGCCCGCTGCCGCGCCGTCGACCTCTGCACGCCCACCGCCACCCACAAGGACCTGGCCCTCACCGCGATCGCCGCGGGCAAACACGTCGTGTGCGAGAAACCGTTAGCCCTGACGGTGGCGGACGCACGGGAGATGGTCGCCGCCGCCGAGGCAGCGGGCGTTCGCCTCCAACCGGCCCACGTCGTGCGCTACTTCCCCGCGTACGCCGCCATGCGACAGACGGTGCACCAGCGCGAGCTCGGCGACCTCGCCGTGCTGCGCTTCACCCGGAGCAGCGCGAGGCCGCGTTGGGCCCCCTGGCTCGGCGACCCCGCCCAATCCGGCGGCGTCCTCATGGACTTCATGCTGCACGACCTCGACATCGCGCGCTGGACCGCGGGGGACGTGGTCCGCGTGCACGCCCTGACCCGCGGCACCGAGCGCCTCGCGGATGCCCCGGCCGGGCACGGCACGGACACCCCGGCCGAGGTCGTCACCGCCACGGTCGTGCTCACCCACGCCTCCGGCGCCCTCACCCACGTCTCCGGTCTGTGGGGGCTGCCCAGCCAGCCGTTCCGCACCACGTTCCACATCGCCGGGTCCGACGGGGTGCTGCGCCACGACTCCGCCGCCGCGCCCGGCTTCCGCATCACCGCGCAGGACGCCCGCGCCGCGCAGGACGGCATCCCGTCCACGCCCATGACGGAGAGCCCCTACCTCAGCCAACTGCGCGAGTTCGCCGCGGCATGGGACGACGCCACGGTGACGCCCCGCGTCACCGCCCAGGACGGTGTCGAGGCCGTGCGTCTCGCGTGCGCCGCCATCGAGTCCAGCCGCACCGGCCGCGCCGTCGAGCTCAAGGAGGTCACGCGATGA
- a CDS encoding class I SAM-dependent methyltransferase translates to MERATEVPERLDRSADPARVNDYDSFAEAYSAENECSLVNAYYARPAMLDLAGDVAGRRILDAGCGSGPVSAALRDRGAVVSGIDASAGMLALAKRRLGEDADLHQVDLRDRLPFDDGAFDDVVSSLVLHYLEDWGPTLAELRRVLRPGGRLFASVDHPIVAYTIQEPRPDYFATTSYTFDWTFGGQTVSMKFWRKPLHAMIDAFTTAGFRLSTISEPRPDPAARELFPDGFRDLSAKPCFLFFVVEVPPSATGSDD, encoded by the coding sequence ATGGAACGCGCAACCGAAGTGCCCGAACGCCTCGACCGGTCTGCGGATCCGGCCCGGGTGAATGACTACGACAGTTTCGCCGAGGCGTACTCGGCGGAGAACGAGTGCAGCCTCGTGAATGCGTACTACGCGCGGCCCGCGATGCTGGACCTCGCCGGAGACGTGGCCGGCCGCCGCATCCTGGACGCCGGCTGCGGCTCCGGCCCCGTGTCCGCAGCACTGCGCGACCGCGGCGCCGTCGTCAGTGGCATCGACGCCAGCGCCGGGATGTTGGCACTGGCCAAGCGACGGCTCGGTGAGGATGCGGACCTGCACCAGGTCGACCTTCGCGACCGCTTGCCCTTCGACGATGGTGCCTTCGACGACGTGGTCTCTTCGCTGGTCCTGCACTACCTGGAGGACTGGGGGCCGACGTTGGCCGAGTTGCGGCGCGTGCTCAGGCCCGGCGGCCGGCTGTTCGCGTCGGTGGACCACCCGATCGTGGCCTACACGATCCAGGAACCTCGGCCCGACTACTTCGCGACCACCAGCTATACCTTTGACTGGACGTTCGGCGGGCAGACCGTCTCGATGAAGTTCTGGCGCAAGCCGTTGCACGCGATGATCGATGCCTTCACCACCGCGGGCTTCCGCCTCTCCACCATCAGCGAGCCGCGGCCCGACCCGGCCGCCCGTGAACTCTTCCCCGACGGCTTCCGCGACCTTTCGGCCAAACCCTGCTTCCTGTTCTTCGTTGTCGAGGTGCCGCCTTCGGCCACCGGCTCGGACGACTAG